The following proteins are co-located in the Flectobacillus major DSM 103 genome:
- a CDS encoding winged helix-turn-helix transcriptional regulator, protein MKYIGGKWKAVILIHLIEKKRYNELRKELPMVTERTISLQLKELEEDGLITRTVYTSKPPLKVDYELTEFGRTLIPLLQAIAQWGKETAIKDSRVSKVVEV, encoded by the coding sequence ATGAAGTACATAGGCGGAAAATGGAAAGCGGTAATACTTATCCATTTAATTGAAAAAAAGCGATATAACGAGCTAAGAAAGGAGCTTCCGATGGTAACAGAACGCACCATAAGTTTGCAATTGAAAGAGCTGGAAGAAGATGGCTTGATTACCCGAACAGTTTATACAAGCAAACCGCCCTTAAAAGTGGATTATGAACTCACAGAATTTGGAAGAACACTTATTCCTTTATTGCAGGCCATTGCTCAGTGGGGCAAAGAAACCGCCATAAAAGATAGCAGAGTGAGTAAAGTTGTGGAAGTGTAA
- a CDS encoding AraC family transcriptional regulator: protein MEYKAKYITDDIKLSCYEDKFFKSDIMFEHHMLIWFISGETKIVQANATYVFRKGDIFLIPRNQLATIINYPKDGQPHKTVVMHLSIDRLRNFYANLNVTPQPSDSQKIYCFNNHPLLESCLASLIPYFDMQELPEDIALLKITEAISILRAIDKGIDNVLANFEEPGKIDLIGYMEKNFMFNLPLEKFGYLTGRSLTTFKRDFSKAFHTTPQRWLTQKRLELAHYQFVEKKKKPIDVCYEVGFENLSHFSYAFKKHFGYAPTELISQVAGI, encoded by the coding sequence ATGGAATATAAAGCAAAATATATAACAGACGATATAAAACTGTCCTGTTACGAAGATAAGTTTTTTAAATCGGACATTATGTTTGAACACCACATGCTGATTTGGTTTATTTCGGGCGAAACCAAAATCGTGCAGGCCAATGCTACTTACGTTTTTAGGAAAGGAGATATATTCTTAATCCCAAGAAATCAGCTAGCAACGATTATCAATTATCCAAAAGATGGCCAACCTCACAAAACCGTAGTTATGCACTTGTCGATTGACAGATTAAGGAATTTTTATGCAAACCTCAATGTGACACCCCAACCTTCTGACTCACAAAAAATATATTGTTTTAATAACCACCCTTTACTAGAAAGTTGTTTGGCTTCTTTGATTCCGTATTTTGATATGCAAGAGCTTCCAGAAGATATTGCTCTTTTGAAAATTACTGAAGCAATTAGTATCCTCAGGGCCATCGACAAGGGAATAGATAATGTATTGGCAAATTTTGAAGAACCAGGCAAGATTGATTTAATCGGCTATATGGAAAAGAATTTTATGTTTAACCTGCCATTAGAAAAGTTTGGGTATCTGACAGGAAGAAGCCTTACTACTTTCAAACGCGATTTTAGCAAAGCATTTCATACTACTCCACAACGGTGGCTTACCCAAAAGAGATTGGAGTTGGCTCATTATCAGTTTGTTGAAAAAAAGAAAAAACCCATTGATGTTTGTTATGAAGTAGGGTTCGAGAACCTGTCGCACTTTTCCTATGCTTTCAAAAAACACTTTGGCTATGCCCCTACAGAATTGATTAGTCAAGTGGCAGGGATATAA
- a CDS encoding CocE/NonD family hydrolase, with product MQHYLKYIWIFFISFHALAQQTTATQLEDKISIYDIQDSVLIKTRDGAIISAMVVRKKGDNLPQPVLLQFTIYVRDKGRDMASLKENVDKGYIGVIAYTRGKRFSPNEIFPYEHDANDAFDIIDWISQQKWCNGSIGMYGGSYNGFTQWAACKTLHPALKTIVPYVANRPGMGLPMENNVFVNPNYEWSFFVGNNKYLDTIAGNNRQRFRKMQNKWWQTGTAYNKLDSIDGVPNRLFQRWLSHPSFDEYWQKMAPYKTEFTKINIPILAIDGYYNDSQNSSMYYLKELQKYNPKANIYLIIGPYSHFGAQREGEAIINGYAVDSNALINTKNITYQWFDYILKNGIKPQILQNQINYQVMGAKEWKHAPSLDKMSNSSITLYLTNSPSGKFYSANTQKPRKKAFLQQEVDFADREKSNNDYYPDPIVRKEIDTSSGFNFISAPLTEDLLVNGSFLGEIKASINKKDMDIGVTLYEVMPDGMYFHLSYFIGRASYASDITQRKLLRPNLIETIPFSNTHFVSKQLRKGSRLLVHLNINKNSFSELNYGTGKIVSDETIQDAQEPLIIKWYNDSYVKIPVLK from the coding sequence ATGCAACATTACTTAAAATACATTTGGATTTTCTTCATTAGTTTTCATGCTTTGGCACAACAAACTACAGCTACGCAATTGGAGGACAAAATCAGTATTTATGATATTCAGGATAGTGTTTTGATAAAAACAAGAGACGGAGCTATCATTTCGGCCATGGTGGTTCGTAAAAAAGGAGATAATTTACCCCAACCTGTATTGCTGCAATTTACCATTTATGTAAGAGACAAAGGTAGAGATATGGCATCATTGAAAGAAAATGTAGATAAGGGTTATATTGGTGTGATTGCCTATACACGAGGAAAAAGATTTAGCCCCAACGAAATCTTTCCTTATGAACACGATGCCAACGATGCTTTTGATATAATTGACTGGATTAGCCAACAAAAATGGTGTAATGGAAGTATCGGGATGTACGGCGGCAGCTACAATGGTTTTACCCAATGGGCGGCCTGCAAAACGCTTCATCCTGCCCTCAAAACGATAGTTCCTTATGTGGCCAATCGGCCAGGAATGGGCTTGCCAATGGAAAATAACGTTTTTGTAAATCCCAATTACGAGTGGTCGTTTTTTGTAGGCAATAACAAATACCTCGATACTATTGCTGGAAATAACAGACAGCGATTCAGAAAAATGCAAAACAAATGGTGGCAAACAGGCACTGCCTACAACAAGCTAGACAGTATCGATGGTGTTCCGAATAGGCTTTTCCAAAGATGGCTAAGTCACCCTTCTTTTGATGAATATTGGCAAAAAATGGCTCCCTACAAAACAGAATTCACCAAAATTAATATTCCTATTTTGGCGATAGATGGCTATTACAACGACTCTCAAAATTCGAGTATGTATTACCTCAAGGAACTTCAAAAATACAATCCCAAAGCTAATATATACTTGATTATTGGCCCTTACAGTCACTTCGGAGCTCAAAGAGAAGGCGAGGCCATTATCAACGGATATGCCGTTGATTCAAACGCATTAATCAATACCAAAAATATTACATATCAATGGTTCGACTATATTCTGAAAAATGGTATTAAACCCCAAATCCTTCAAAATCAGATTAATTACCAAGTAATGGGTGCAAAGGAATGGAAACATGCCCCTTCTCTTGATAAAATGAGTAATAGCTCCATCACCCTGTATTTGACCAACAGCCCCTCAGGGAAATTCTATTCAGCCAATACCCAAAAGCCTCGTAAAAAAGCCTTTTTACAACAAGAAGTCGATTTTGCTGACAGAGAAAAAAGCAATAACGACTACTACCCCGACCCTATCGTCAGAAAGGAAATTGATACAAGCAGCGGCTTTAACTTTATCAGTGCACCCCTTACAGAGGATTTGCTAGTCAATGGCTCGTTTTTAGGCGAAATCAAAGCAAGTATCAACAAAAAGGATATGGATATTGGTGTTACACTATACGAAGTAATGCCCGACGGAATGTATTTTCATTTGTCTTATTTTATTGGTCGGGCAAGTTATGCCAGCGATATTACCCAACGAAAATTATTACGACCCAATCTGATAGAAACGATTCCGTTTTCAAATACCCATTTTGTAAGCAAACAATTACGCAAAGGAAGTCGCCTATTAGTTCATTTGAATATCAATAAAAATTCATTCTCAGAACTAAATTACGGCACAGGAAAAATAGTAAGCGACGAAACCATACAAGATGCACAAGAGCCTTTAATCATAAAATGGTACAACGATAGCTATGTTAAAATTCCTGTACTCAAATAA
- a CDS encoding nitroreductase family protein, with the protein MSFLAIAESRYTTKKYNPNEKISEEKIEQLKEILRLSPSSINSQPWKFVFVSEETTKQKLASISYFNEPKINAASHLVVFYAIDDIPKFEEQIKQHLPEGAVGYYNQFLKPLSEAEIKAWFQHQVYLSLGFFLAACASLDIDSTPMEGINIEEYQKALPLDGYKPLFAVAIGYRDNDDANQPSIKPKSRLQPETVIQSIG; encoded by the coding sequence ATGAGTTTTTTAGCTATTGCAGAAAGTAGATACACTACTAAAAAGTATAATCCGAATGAAAAAATTTCGGAAGAAAAAATCGAACAATTGAAGGAAATTTTGAGATTAAGTCCTTCGTCAATCAACAGCCAGCCTTGGAAGTTTGTCTTTGTTTCGGAGGAAACAACTAAACAAAAACTGGCAAGTATTTCTTATTTCAACGAACCCAAAATAAATGCGGCAAGCCATTTGGTAGTTTTTTACGCTATTGATGATATTCCAAAATTTGAGGAACAAATCAAACAACATTTGCCTGAAGGTGCTGTGGGTTATTACAATCAATTTCTGAAACCTTTGTCGGAAGCCGAAATAAAAGCTTGGTTTCAGCATCAGGTTTATCTTTCATTAGGATTTTTCCTTGCGGCTTGTGCCAGCCTTGACATCGATAGCACTCCAATGGAAGGTATCAATATTGAGGAATACCAAAAAGCATTGCCTTTGGATGGTTACAAACCTTTGTTTGCGGTGGCTATTGGTTACAGAGATAATGATGATGCCAACCAACCATCCATAAAGCCTAAATCAAGATTACAGCCAGAAACTGTTATTCAATCTATTGGATAG
- a CDS encoding MBL fold metallo-hydrolase, with the protein MITAILILIKKFFLKKEPPVIQSYTANTALQTIKQDWLGTPLDQYGLFVNHEYPNAISLRAVVKFMLERNPQKQLKKTDTWRIAVNKNDDWLWDFSDKIVWLGHASFFVQLAGIRIVIDPVFGNLPVGKRYSELPVEPDKLQNISYILVSHAHYDHCDKESLKRLATNNPQAQILVGLKLNELIAKWVDNPIQSAGWYQQYKLDDKLSITFLPSRHWANRSPFDTNTSLWGGFMIQSKDKCIYYGGDSGYGSHFKAIGELFPKINVALIGAGAYAPAWFMSPNHQDPYHAAKAFNETGAKTFIPFHYGTFDSADEPMGEPEKILTTLDAEGKINNKLKLLKLGEPFELK; encoded by the coding sequence ATGATAACAGCAATATTGATTCTTATCAAGAAATTCTTTTTGAAAAAAGAACCTCCAGTCATTCAAAGTTATACTGCAAATACAGCATTACAAACCATCAAACAAGATTGGTTAGGAACACCTTTAGACCAATATGGTTTGTTTGTGAATCATGAATACCCCAACGCCATTAGTTTAAGAGCTGTCGTCAAATTTATGCTGGAAAGAAATCCTCAAAAGCAGTTGAAGAAAACTGACACATGGCGTATTGCGGTTAATAAAAACGATGACTGGTTATGGGATTTTTCTGATAAAATTGTTTGGCTGGGACATGCTAGTTTTTTTGTTCAATTAGCGGGTATTCGTATTGTGATAGACCCTGTTTTTGGCAACTTGCCAGTGGGCAAACGTTACTCTGAACTACCTGTTGAGCCAGATAAGCTACAAAATATTAGCTATATTTTGGTGTCGCATGCACATTACGACCACTGCGATAAGGAAAGCCTAAAACGCCTAGCAACCAATAACCCACAAGCCCAAATTTTGGTAGGATTGAAACTCAATGAGCTAATAGCCAAGTGGGTAGACAACCCGATTCAATCGGCTGGCTGGTATCAGCAGTACAAGCTTGACGATAAGCTGAGTATTACTTTTTTACCATCCAGACATTGGGCCAACAGAAGCCCTTTCGATACCAATACAAGCCTTTGGGGTGGTTTTATGATTCAGTCAAAAGATAAGTGTATTTATTATGGTGGCGATTCAGGATATGGTTCACATTTTAAAGCTATTGGCGAGCTTTTTCCCAAAATTAATGTGGCTTTGATAGGGGCAGGGGCTTATGCACCAGCGTGGTTTATGTCGCCCAATCACCAAGACCCTTACCATGCGGCCAAGGCATTTAATGAAACAGGGGCAAAAACATTCATTCCATTTCATTATGGCACATTCGACTCTGCCGACGAACCAATGGGAGAGCCTGAAAAAATCCTGACGACCCTTGATGCTGAAGGTAAAATCAATAATAAACTCAAGCTATTAAAGTTAGGAGAGCCTTTTGAGCTAAAATAA